The Flavobacterium sp. 123 genome contains a region encoding:
- a CDS encoding MBG domain-containing protein → MKRALPTAKSGFLATFFCIANLFFASVVFGQTSVITDKGDYAPGSTAIITGSGFQAGEIVELHVEHADGDPLGIDPTYHEPWYVTADSTGNFTTSWYVPSIVEGDAYGATLLLTAHGNMGSEASWIFTDSGNFVYSTTNGKSNSVSIIPGATDSSTLSVDVNAPKNNGTFNASLSFTTQSGTTIGIGVGAGLINLTSILNSFVTGGSNGPDVTQIFPVTVIVGASVPNGIYKFKAIATSSTGTPTNNKEWLFEVVVGNTIGSIGIVTVGSQSGVSVYGTASTPSFSITSLRGSNGNVNGTYSVSGLPSVVASSFSPSATFTANGSAPFPGVTLNLTVPASLNAGSYNFTVSLSDGSSTSTANGILTVTKASITVVNTNRSKVYGETLTDADYSGSITGVVADDDIIVTRASIGGIATATVAGSTYSIVGTLVDPNGRLANYNVTNPNGILTVTKASITVVNTNRSKVYGETLTDADYSGSITGVVAGDAITVTRASTGGVATATVAGSTYSIVGTLVDPNGRLANYDVTNPNGELTVTKASITVVNTNRSKVYGETLTDADYSGSITGVLADDDITVTRASTGDVATATVAGSTYPIVGTLVDPNGRLANYDVTNPNGILTVTKASITVVNTNRSKVYGETLTDADYSGSITGVVADDDITVTRASTGGVATATVAGSTYSIVGTLVDPNGRLANYEVSNPNGELTVTKASITVVNTNRSKVYGETLTDADYSGSITGVLADDDITVTRASTGDVATATVAGSTYPIVGTLVDPNGRLANYDVTNPNGILTVTKASITVANTNRSKVYGETLTDADYSGSITGVVAGDAITVTRASTGGVATATVVGSTYPIVGTLVDPNGRLANYDVTNPNGELTVTKASITVVNTNRSKVYGETLTDADYSGSITGVVAGDAITVTRASTGSVATATVAGSTYSIVGTLVDPNGRLANYEVTNPNGELTVTKASITVVNTNRSKVYGETLTDADYSGSITGVVAGDAITVTRASTGGVATATVAGSTYSIIGTLVDPNGRLANYDVTNPNGELTVTKASITVVNTNRSKVYGETLTDADYSGSITGVVADDDITVTRASTGGVATATVAGSTYSIVGTLVDPNGRLANYEVSNPNGILTVTKAVLTVTADDQTRQYSDANPELTVTIVGFVNDDNEDDLTTVPTASTLANASSPVGTYPIIASGGVGDNYSFVYFSGNLTVVEEDACAYYTGALFASTANATSSNATITLAATIKELTDSSAGNITNAKVYFMIDELQKILGPFTPGIVTSGDNTVGTVVYNWLVDIGNSNSLSYNVRVIVEGYYSGTCGDVRSVVTVSKPLDDFITGGGYLQLTSSSGIKAGDVGAKNNFGFNVKFNKSKTNLQGNINTIVRRTESDGLVHIYQIKGNSMTSLSVQPASNSNPPTATFNGKANIQDITNPLAPISVEGNATLQVTMVDNGEPGAKSDPMDRISITVWNKSGGLWFASNWNGLKTIDQNIAKGNLKVRSSGSFVSGTALTNASLNSSSVFSTLGQSVTFTSVVTGSGTSIPSGTITFIDYSTNTTLAKVSLNKGIATYSTSSLILGEHEIYAYYGGDSKYSSSANSLTQTVNAPLAGRTILATSTKKDVLRLTEPTSFDVKIYPNPAQYQFTLEMEGGNSEKTEAVIYDLLGRMVKHIENNDVQPINFGEELPAGTYIVTVRQGENQKTIKLIKQ, encoded by the coding sequence ATGAAAAGAGCTTTACCCACAGCCAAATCAGGATTTTTAGCAACATTTTTTTGTATTGCTAATTTATTTTTTGCTAGTGTTGTTTTTGGACAAACTAGTGTGATTACAGATAAAGGTGATTACGCACCTGGTTCCACCGCTATTATTACTGGTTCTGGATTTCAGGCAGGTGAAATAGTAGAATTACATGTTGAACACGCTGATGGTGATCCATTAGGGATTGACCCTACGTATCACGAGCCATGGTATGTAACTGCAGATAGTACGGGTAATTTTACTACTTCATGGTACGTACCTTCTATAGTGGAAGGCGATGCATATGGAGCAACTTTATTACTGACAGCTCATGGAAATATGGGTTCAGAGGCGAGTTGGATATTTACGGATTCAGGAAATTTTGTTTATTCTACAACTAATGGTAAATCTAATTCTGTATCAATTATACCTGGAGCTACAGATAGCTCTACATTAAGTGTTGACGTGAATGCTCCAAAAAATAATGGAACTTTTAATGCAAGTTTAAGTTTTACTACTCAATCTGGGACTACAATAGGAATAGGTGTGGGAGCAGGACTAATTAATTTAACAAGTATATTAAATTCATTTGTAACAGGCGGTTCTAATGGACCTGATGTTACCCAAATATTTCCTGTTACGGTTATTGTAGGTGCTAGTGTGCCAAATGGGATTTATAAATTTAAAGCAATAGCTACTTCGAGCACCGGTACTCCAACCAATAATAAAGAATGGCTATTTGAAGTTGTAGTAGGTAACACAATTGGATCTATTGGAATTGTTACTGTAGGATCTCAATCTGGAGTTTCAGTTTATGGAACTGCGAGTACACCTTCATTTAGTATCACATCACTTAGAGGAAGCAATGGAAATGTTAATGGAACTTATAGCGTATCGGGTTTGCCTTCTGTTGTTGCATCTAGTTTTTCTCCATCAGCAACATTTACAGCCAATGGATCAGCGCCATTTCCTGGAGTAACTTTAAACCTTACTGTTCCAGCAAGTCTAAATGCAGGATCTTATAATTTTACAGTTTCATTAAGTGATGGTAGTAGTACATCTACTGCTAATGGAATATTAACAGTAACCAAAGCTTCAATTACTGTTGTCAATACAAATCGTTCCAAAGTATATGGCGAAACATTAACTGATGCAGATTATAGCGGAAGTATCACGGGTGTTGTAGCAGATGATGATATAATAGTTACTCGTGCCAGCATAGGAGGTATAGCAACAGCTACGGTTGCAGGTTCAACCTATTCAATTGTAGGAACTTTGGTTGATCCAAATGGCAGATTAGCAAATTATAATGTAACTAATCCTAATGGAATATTAACAGTAACCAAAGCTTCAATTACTGTTGTCAATACAAATCGTTCCAAAGTATATGGCGAAACACTAACTGATGCAGATTATAGTGGAAGTATCACGGGTGTTGTAGCAGGCGATGCTATAACAGTAACGAGAGCCAGTACAGGAGGTGTAGCAACAGCAACGGTTGCAGGTTCAACCTATTCAATTGTTGGAACTTTGGTTGATCCAAATGGCAGATTAGCGAATTATGATGTAACTAATCCTAATGGAGAATTAACAGTAACCAAAGCTTCAATTACTGTTGTCAATACAAATCGTTCCAAAGTATATGGCGAAACATTAACTGATGCAGATTATAGTGGAAGTATCACGGGTGTTTTAGCAGATGATGATATAACAGTTACTCGTGCCAGCACAGGAGATGTAGCAACAGCAACGGTTGCAGGTTCAACCTATCCAATTGTAGGAACTTTGGTGGACCCAAATGGCAGATTAGCAAATTATGATGTAACTAATCCTAATGGAATATTAACAGTAACCAAAGCTTCAATTACTGTTGTCAATACAAATCGTTCCAAAGTATATGGCGAAACATTAACTGATGCAGATTATAGCGGAAGTATCACTGGTGTTGTAGCAGACGATGATATAACAGTTACTCGTGCCAGCACAGGAGGTGTAGCAACAGCAACGGTGGCAGGTTCAACCTATTCAATTGTTGGAACTTTGGTTGATCCAAATGGTAGATTAGCGAATTATGAAGTAAGCAATCCTAATGGAGAATTAACAGTAACCAAAGCTTCAATTACTGTTGTCAATACAAATCGTTCCAAAGTATATGGCGAAACATTAACTGATGCAGATTATAGTGGAAGTATCACGGGTGTTTTAGCAGATGATGATATAACAGTTACTCGTGCCAGCACAGGAGATGTAGCAACAGCAACGGTTGCAGGTTCAACCTATCCAATTGTAGGAACTTTGGTGGACCCAAATGGCAGATTAGCAAATTATGATGTAACTAATCCTAATGGAATATTAACAGTAACCAAAGCTTCAATCACAGTGGCTAATACAAACCGTTCCAAAGTATATGGCGAAACATTAACTGATGCAGATTATAGCGGAAGTATCACGGGTGTTGTAGCAGGCGATGCTATAACAGTAACGAGAGCCAGCACAGGAGGTGTAGCAACAGCAACGGTGGTGGGTTCAACCTATCCAATTGTTGGAACTTTGGTGGACCCAAATGGCAGATTAGCAAATTATGATGTAACTAATCCTAATGGAGAATTAACAGTAACCAAAGCTTCAATTACTGTTGTCAATACAAATCGTTCCAAAGTATATGGCGAAACACTAACTGATGCAGATTATAGTGGAAGTATCACGGGTGTTGTAGCAGGCGATGCTATAACAGTAACGAGAGCCAGTACAGGCAGTGTAGCAACGGCAACGGTTGCAGGTTCAACCTATTCAATTGTAGGAACTTTGGTTGATCCAAATGGCAGATTAGCAAATTATGAAGTAACTAATCCTAATGGAGAATTAACAGTAACCAAAGCTTCAATTACTGTTGTCAATACAAATCGTTCCAAAGTATATGGCGAAACACTAACTGATGCAGATTATAGCGGAAGTATCACTGGTGTTGTAGCAGGCGATGCTATAACAGTAACGAGAGCCAGCACAGGCGGCGTAGCAACAGCAACGGTTGCAGGTTCAACCTATTCAATTATAGGAACTTTGGTGGATCCAAATGGCAGATTAGCAAATTATGATGTAACTAATCCTAATGGAGAATTAACAGTAACCAAAGCTTCAATTACTGTTGTCAATACAAATCGTTCCAAAGTATATGGCGAAACATTAACTGATGCAGATTATAGCGGAAGTATCACTGGTGTTGTAGCAGACGATGATATAACAGTTACTCGTGCCAGCACAGGAGGTGTAGCAACAGCAACGGTGGCAGGTTCAACCTATTCAATTGTTGGAACCTTGGTTGATCCAAATGGTAGATTAGCGAATTATGAAGTAAGCAATCCTAATGGAATATTAACAGTAACCAAAGCAGTTTTAACTGTAACGGCAGATGATCAAACTCGTCAATATAGTGATGCAAATCCTGAATTAACGGTAACAATTGTAGGTTTTGTGAATGATGATAATGAAGACGATTTAACGACAGTACCTACAGCAAGTACTTTAGCGAATGCTTCTAGTCCAGTTGGGACATATCCAATTATTGCATCTGGTGGAGTAGGTGACAACTATTCATTTGTTTATTTTTCGGGGAATCTTACTGTTGTTGAAGAAGATGCCTGTGCTTATTATACGGGAGCTCTATTTGCTTCAACAGCAAATGCTACTAGTTCGAATGCTACAATTACCTTAGCAGCTACGATTAAGGAGTTGACTGATTCAAGCGCTGGAAATATAACAAATGCGAAAGTTTACTTTATGATTGATGAATTACAAAAAATTCTTGGGCCATTTACTCCTGGAATAGTTACATCAGGAGATAATACAGTTGGAACAGTCGTTTATAATTGGTTGGTTGATATTGGAAACAGTAATTCCTTAAGTTATAATGTTCGCGTTATTGTGGAAGGTTATTATTCAGGTACTTGTGGTGATGTTCGATCAGTAGTTACTGTTTCTAAACCACTTGATGATTTTATTACGGGTGGAGGGTATTTGCAACTTACAAGTTCATCAGGTATTAAAGCGGGAGATGTTGGTGCAAAAAACAACTTTGGTTTTAACGTAAAATTCAACAAAAGTAAAACCAACTTGCAGGGTAATATTAATACGATTGTACGAAGAACGGAATCAGATGGATTAGTACATATTTACCAAATAAAAGGTAATTCTATGACTTCTTTATCAGTTCAACCAGCTTCTAATTCGAATCCACCAACAGCAACTTTTAATGGTAAAGCTAACATTCAGGATATAACAAACCCATTGGCTCCAATATCAGTTGAAGGAAATGCAACATTGCAAGTTACAATGGTTGATAACGGAGAACCTGGAGCAAAATCTGACCCGATGGATAGGATTTCTATTACTGTTTGGAACAAATCTGGGGGCTTGTGGTTCGCAAGCAATTGGAATGGTTTAAAAACGATAGATCAAAATATCGCTAAGGGTAATTTAAAAGTTCGTAGTAGTGGTTCTTTTGTAAGTGGAACAGCACTGACAAATGCATCTCTTAATTCATCATCGGTGTTCTCAACTCTTGGGCAATCAGTTACGTTTACGTCTGTAGTAACTGGTTCAGGAACGAGTATTCCTTCAGGGACAATTACATTCATTGATTATAGTACTAATACAACTTTAGCAAAAGTATCTTTAAATAAAGGAATTGCAACTTATAGTACGTCATCTCTTATATTAGGGGAACATGAGATTTATGCGTATTACGGAGGAGATAGTAAGTATTCTAGCAGTGCGAATTCATTGACACAAACAGTAAATGCTCCTCTAGCTGGCCGAACTATTTTAGCGACTTCTACCAAAAAAGATGTTTTAAGGCTTACTGAACCGACCTCTTTCGATGTGAAAATTTACCCTAATCCAGCCCAATATCAATTTACATTAGAGATGGAAGGCGGAAACTCTGAAAAAACAGAAGCGGTTATTTATGATTTATTGGGTAGAATGGTGAAACATATTGAAAATAATGATGTGCAACCTATCAATTTTGGTGAAGAGTTACCAGCAGGAACTTATATTGTAACTGTTCGTCAGGGGGAGAATCAAAAAACGATTAAATTGATCAAGCAATAA
- a CDS encoding protein-disulfide reductase DsbD, with product MRKIIFLLVVFLAFAKGNSQILDPVKWTTKIEKKSDRNYVLIFNGVIESGWHMYSQFTPDGGPLPLEVIFKNQKGNFDLVGKAKESRTTTAYNDVFEVNETFFEKKAQIQQEIKIVNPKVSKVEVDLNYQVCKEACINLDKKFTFVIPTEKVAEVAPLEVDSSKIDTTVAKPLVTEIKTQNTVSSTVEKRKPQSQRGLWSIFFIAFLSGFAALLTPCVFPMIPMTVSFFTKQSKTKVAGVRNAIIYGVSIIVIYVLLGVLVTWIFGADALNALSTNVYFNIIFFILLVVFATSFLGAFEIMLPNSWANKVDNQADRGGIIGILFMALALAIVSFSCTGPIVGTLLVEAASKGGIAPIIGMLGFSLALALPFMLFAMFPGWLHSLPKSGGWLNTVKVVLGFLELALAFKFLSNADLVLQLHLLEREVFLAIWIAIFGALALYLFGKITLPHDSPLQHISVGRLLMGLLVLMFTVYLIPGLWGAPLKLINAFPPPIEYSESPLGFGGAGGDSNTAINLPAGAKSGPHRLVVFNDYEQGLAYAKSVNKPIMLDFTGHACVNCRKMENNVWSDQRILNILKNEVVLISLYVDEDIDLPKNEQFISKTTGSEIVTVGDKWTDFMISKYKTNTQPLYVLTDLEENSLNTEKPTISYVGVDEYESWLKNGISKFRK from the coding sequence ATGAGAAAAATTATTTTTTTATTGGTTGTTTTTTTGGCTTTCGCCAAAGGAAATTCTCAAATTTTAGATCCTGTAAAATGGACGACTAAGATTGAAAAAAAATCAGATCGCAATTATGTACTTATTTTTAATGGAGTTATAGAATCTGGCTGGCACATGTATTCTCAATTTACTCCAGATGGTGGGCCACTACCATTAGAAGTAATTTTTAAAAATCAAAAAGGGAATTTTGATTTGGTTGGCAAAGCCAAAGAAAGTAGGACAACAACTGCATATAATGATGTTTTTGAAGTAAATGAAACTTTTTTTGAAAAGAAAGCCCAGATTCAACAAGAGATTAAAATTGTAAATCCAAAAGTTTCAAAAGTAGAAGTAGACTTGAATTATCAGGTTTGTAAAGAAGCTTGTATTAATCTCGATAAAAAATTCACATTCGTAATTCCAACAGAAAAAGTAGCGGAGGTTGCACCATTAGAAGTTGATTCTTCTAAAATTGATACAACAGTTGCAAAACCTTTGGTAACAGAAATAAAAACTCAGAATACAGTAAGTTCAACGGTTGAAAAACGTAAACCGCAATCTCAGAGAGGGTTGTGGTCAATCTTTTTTATCGCATTTTTATCAGGATTTGCAGCTTTGCTTACCCCTTGTGTTTTTCCGATGATTCCGATGACCGTAAGTTTTTTTACAAAACAAAGCAAAACAAAAGTGGCAGGAGTTAGAAATGCTATAATTTATGGTGTTTCAATTATTGTAATATATGTTTTATTGGGAGTTTTAGTAACTTGGATTTTTGGTGCAGATGCGCTAAATGCCTTGTCAACTAATGTTTATTTCAATATTATATTCTTTATTTTATTAGTTGTTTTTGCAACTTCTTTTTTAGGAGCTTTCGAAATTATGTTACCAAATTCATGGGCTAATAAAGTAGATAATCAAGCAGATCGAGGAGGAATAATCGGAATTTTATTTATGGCATTGGCTCTAGCTATTGTCTCGTTTTCTTGTACTGGGCCAATTGTAGGAACGCTTTTAGTAGAAGCAGCATCAAAAGGCGGAATTGCACCTATAATTGGGATGTTAGGATTTTCATTGGCATTAGCCTTACCATTTATGTTGTTTGCAATGTTCCCAGGATGGTTGCATTCGTTACCAAAATCAGGTGGCTGGTTGAATACGGTAAAAGTAGTTTTAGGTTTTCTAGAATTAGCTTTAGCGTTTAAATTTTTATCAAATGCAGATTTAGTTTTGCAATTGCATTTACTGGAAAGAGAAGTATTTTTAGCTATTTGGATTGCGATTTTTGGAGCCTTAGCATTGTATTTGTTTGGAAAAATCACATTGCCACACGATAGCCCTTTGCAACATATTTCTGTTGGGAGATTATTAATGGGATTGCTGGTTTTAATGTTTACTGTTTATTTAATACCAGGACTTTGGGGAGCTCCGTTAAAATTAATTAATGCTTTTCCGCCTCCGATAGAATATAGCGAAAGTCCTCTAGGTTTTGGAGGAGCTGGTGGGGATTCTAACACAGCAATTAATTTACCTGCTGGTGCAAAAAGTGGTCCTCATCGATTAGTAGTTTTTAATGATTATGAGCAAGGTTTGGCTTACGCCAAAAGTGTAAACAAGCCAATAATGCTAGATTTTACGGGGCATGCTTGTGTAAATTGCAGAAAAATGGAAAACAATGTTTGGTCAGACCAAAGGATTTTAAATATATTAAAAAACGAAGTGGTGCTAATTTCTTTATATGTAGATGAAGACATTGATTTGCCAAAAAACGAACAATTTATTTCTAAAACTACAGGTTCAGAAATCGTAACAGTGGGGGATAAGTGGACCGATTTTATGATTTCAAAGTACAAAACAAACACGCAACCTTTGTATGTTTTAACTGATTTAGAAGAAAATAGTTTGAATACAGAAAAACCAACAATAAGCTATGTAGGTGTTGATGAATATGAATCTTGGTTAAAAAATGGCATTTCGAAGTTTAGAAAATAA
- a CDS encoding ammonium transporter — protein sequence MRKIILSVILITILVLSFFSNYFVVDSATLGAHVVALKLDTGDTAWMIVASALVLIMTPGLGFFYGGMVGKKNVISTMLQSFMAMVIVTVLWVVIGFGLCFGPSIGGFIGDPSSNLFFQGVNSGTAWELAPTIPFILFAFFQAKFAIITPALITGAFAERIRFWAYLLFMTLFILLIYAPLCHMTWHPDGLFFKMGVLDFAGGTVVHMSAGWAALAGAMFLGKRKVQKVNPARITYVLLGTGLLWFGWFGFNAGSAVGASGLAAQALGTTTVAAAAAAMAWVFLDKILGHKLSAMGACIGAVVGLVAITPAAGFVSIPHAITIGIIASIVSNLVVSKFPKGKIDDALDVFACHGVGGMVGMLLTGVFASKSVNAIVGDNQGLIFGDATLFLIQLKALVLVSIFAFCGSYALFFIVNKITPLRVSEDKEELGLDISQHGEYL from the coding sequence ATGCGAAAGATTATTTTAAGTGTGATATTGATCACAATTTTGGTATTATCATTTTTTTCAAATTATTTTGTTGTTGATTCAGCAACTCTAGGTGCACACGTTGTTGCCTTAAAATTAGATACTGGAGACACCGCTTGGATGATAGTTGCTTCCGCTCTTGTATTGATAATGACTCCAGGACTTGGCTTCTTTTACGGAGGTATGGTTGGAAAAAAGAATGTAATTAGTACAATGTTACAAAGTTTTATGGCCATGGTAATTGTTACTGTACTATGGGTTGTAATTGGATTTGGATTATGTTTTGGACCATCAATTGGTGGATTCATTGGAGATCCTTCATCTAATTTATTTTTTCAAGGTGTAAACTCAGGGACTGCTTGGGAATTAGCACCAACTATTCCATTTATTTTATTTGCTTTCTTTCAAGCAAAATTTGCAATTATCACACCTGCATTAATAACTGGAGCTTTTGCAGAACGTATTCGTTTCTGGGCTTATTTGTTATTCATGACATTATTCATATTATTAATATACGCTCCATTATGTCACATGACTTGGCATCCTGATGGATTATTCTTTAAAATGGGAGTATTAGACTTCGCTGGTGGTACAGTGGTACACATGAGTGCTGGTTGGGCTGCTCTTGCTGGAGCAATGTTCTTAGGAAAAAGAAAAGTTCAAAAAGTTAACCCTGCTCGTATTACTTATGTGTTATTAGGTACAGGTTTGTTATGGTTTGGATGGTTTGGTTTCAACGCTGGATCTGCTGTAGGTGCTAGTGGACTTGCTGCACAAGCATTAGGAACTACTACAGTTGCTGCTGCTGCTGCTGCAATGGCTTGGGTATTCCTTGATAAAATTTTAGGACATAAATTATCTGCTATGGGTGCTTGTATTGGTGCGGTTGTTGGTCTAGTTGCTATTACTCCTGCTGCTGGTTTCGTAAGTATTCCTCACGCAATTACAATTGGTATTATTGCTAGTATTGTAAGTAACCTAGTAGTTAGTAAATTCCCTAAAGGAAAAATTGATGACGCTTTAGATGTATTTGCTTGTCACGGTGTAGGCGGTATGGTTGGTATGCTTTTAACTGGTGTATTTGCTTCAAAATCTGTAAACGCAATTGTAGGTGATAATCAAGGTTTAATTTTTGGTGATGCTACTTTATTTTTAATCCAATTGAAAGCTCTTGTATTAGTTTCAATCTTTGCATTCTGCGGTTCTTATGCACTATTCTTTATTGTAAATAAAATTACTCCTCTAAGAGTTAGTGAAGATAAAGAAGAATTAGGATTAGATATTTCTCAACACGGAGAATATTTGTAG